The DNA sequence GTTGTCATTCTGTTCTGTCAGGAaagtctctttccctttctctttttgctGCCCACTTCTAATTCCAATCTAGATGCTAAAAACACAGTCCAGTGGCGATGGACATTCGCAGACACATACATGTTTGCTTTAACAGATGCACAAACATGGTGCTGCAGATAAAGTGGAAGAAGGGTGTCTAAGTTCCTGTAGTGGGTGAACTGTGATGTTGTGTATCATGGTCAAGACCCATAATCAGTGTAAGTCTAAGAGGAAATTAGTTCAACTTAAAGACAAGTAATTCAGCTGGCACTTTAAAAACGTTGACTATGCTGGGCAGTGGTCTAAGCCCTTTACAATGGTTAGTTTGATGCTCATAAAACCTTATGATAAAGATACTAAtagtgggctggagaggaggctcagtggttaggagcattgactgctcttccaaaggttctgatttcaattcccagcaaccacatggtggctaacaaccatctgtaatgNNatccaatgccctcttctggtgtgtctgaagacagctacagtgtactcacatacataaaaataaagtaaatctttaaaaatagattataataTTATGCTTACTTGATAGATGGGAAAACAAGCTACAGGATGGTTATTTAGGGATGTTAAGTCCTAACTAACCACGGGCAATGAGACGAAGTTGCTACTCTGAAGCAGTATGCAGTTTAAGGAAAGGGCCACATGTATTTTTTAACCTGGTACCACAAGACTGTGTATTGTTGCCTCACATGTAAGGCAGCAGTCAGTTCATAGCAGATGTAAGTATAGCTGATTTACAAGAATATCGAGTTCTTACCTTGCCAAATCGTCTTTCCAGCTGCCCAGGGAGTTCCGCTCAGAGTTGCAAGCTTCTGGATGGGCCCTCTAGGAATTTATGTCATCACTGGGGACAGGAACATGTATGCCCCACAGGCATGCCAAGGTGAGGTGTGGGCAGAGGTGGCCCTAGGAAGTGGAAGAGTCTGCCAGACCCTGGAAGACAGTTCACCACAACCTTGCTTAGGGTTTAGGGTTTTCGTGGCCTTGTTCCTTGGTCGAAACCCAGTAGTGAGTAAGCAAGTGACTGCACTTGCATTTCAGGTTTCATTCTGCTTGCTTGCCTGTAAGTCTGTGTGTTTGAAAcagggctggcctggaattcgcCGTACAGCTTCAGCCCGCCGAGTACAGAGGCTCTGTGTGCACCCTGCAGACTTACTTTGATTGCGGTGTGTAGGGGCACCTAAGCCACCGTCTTAGTGAGGAGGCCACTTCCCGCTGAGAGCCTGCACACAAAACAGCTCTGCTCACTTCATCTCCTATGTTACACTCTCATGGCTGTCAAGCCTGCCAAGCCGTCCAGCCACACCCTGAGCTTCACGACCTGTGCCTTCTCACATCTACCATGCCTAAGGTGGAGACGTTGCAGGCTTCCACGAAGACCTGGCTTGCTCAGTAGTATATGAGCGAGGCACCATTCcatttatttatgatatttttgagATAAATGTTACCAATATGctaaaataatatctcattttGAAgtccaagattaaaaaaaaaaactgtatacaGATCTAGCTACATATTGATCACAGGCACCCATGTCCCAGGAGTGTCTCACTAGACTGTAGATGCCTATCAACAGTTTTCAACACCTGAAGGCAGACTTGAAACCGAAGGAGACTGTAGGGTCTCTAGAATTAGCAGTGTACAGTAGCAAGAGCATGAACTAAAGGTAGTGTCAAGAGAGCCTTaatgcaggctggagagagggttcagttGTTAAGGGTACTTGCTGCTCATCCAAGGGATtgaagttcacttcccagcacccacctggaaCCAgccccagggcatctgatgccttcttcagaCAGGCATACTCATGgaacacaggcacagacacacatacacataagtaaaaataaaacgtggggtatggtggcacacacttttagtcccagaactctaacttcagaggcaggggcaggtggatctcttcctttggttcaaggctagtctggtctatgtagtgagtttcaggacagccagggagagagagagagagaggaagaagaagaagaagaagaagaagaagaagaagaagaagaagaagaagaagaagaagaagaagaagaagaagaagaagaagaagaagaagaagNNNNNNNNNNNNNNNNNNNNNNNNNNNNNNNNNNNNNNNNNNNNNNNNNNNNNNNNNNNNNNNNNNNNNNNNNNNNNNNNNNNNNNNNNNNNNNNNNNNNNNNNNNNNNNNNNNNNNNNNNNNNaggaggaggaggaggaggaagaggaggaggaggaggaggaggaggagaaagagagagactctgtttcaaataataataataatactttgttttttaaagaaaaagcttTTAATGTCTGACCCAAACGGCACTTTTgggtataaaaaaagaaatgttgcttCTTTCCCAGGGTTCCCATCTCTCTGTGTTAGATTTCTACCACTGAgataattattaaaagaaaaggttttcttattgttttgagatgggtcttgtgtagctcaggctgatctcCACCTTACTGTGTTGTTGTTAGaagtccttgaacttctgatccccctgcctctacctctcaagtgctgggattacaggtgtccaGTACCAtacctagttttgttttttatttttaaaattttatttatttattacatgtaagtacactgtagctgtcttcagacactccagaagagggagtcagatctcgttacgtatggttgtgagccaccatgtagttgctgggatttgaactcaggacctttggaatagcagtcgggtgctcttacccactgagccatctcaccagccctgcataCCTAGTTTTAAGGACAAGGTCTCCCACTGTGGGTTAGTCTGGTCTGGAATTTATTCTGTAAGCCACGTTGGCCTTGAACTGTGGTagcccttgcctcagcctcaccTGGTGCTAGGGTTATGAGTGTGAgcttgttgctgtttgtttgttttgttgttgttttgctttttctgtgcTTGCTGTAgcattcatgtggaggtcagaggtcggcctgtgggagtcagctctctccttccagtgtGTGGCTCCCAGGGATTGAACATGGGTTGTAAGGCTTGGTGGTACAgacctttatctactgagccatcttgctgaccctttGTTTTAGTGGTTGgatttctgttgttgctgttgttttctttctaagacaggctctcaccatatagcccaggctgacctggaacttattATATAGACCAAGGTGGCTTCAAATGTAAAGAtttgcctgcctatgcctccagattaaagatgtgtgccacagcTCCCAGTTGTTTTTGCCCTTGAGTTAAGCATCTATCTGAACCTCACCTAGTATTGAGATTATAGGGATACAAAGCCACGCCTGGATGTCTGTGGCTTTTTATTGAATGCAAATCACGATGTATTAAGATTGTGGGTTTTTAGTGTGAGGTTTTGCTCTAATCTGGGTAGGTATGAGACTCCTCAGTCCTGCTCTGGTTGTAGGTGCCAGGGGCTTTAGTTTCTTCTTGTTCCTTTCCCCTCTGTTGTCTTTGCCATTTCATAGTAAATACAGCATGCATCCATATCTTCCCCACTTGTACCCATTGTTACACGGAAGCCCAGTTTCTGTCCTTTATATTCACTGTCTCACTGTGGTAGCTTGCTTTGGGGTCTTAAGTCATTGATGGATTTTCAGATCATCGCTCTCTTTTTTAATTGTTATAGGGGGATGGAAGTGATGGTTTCcaagctctccccccccccagccccagcccccagggtttctctgtgtagccctggctgtccagtacttgttctgtagaccaggctggcctcgaactcagagatctgcctgcctctgcctcccaagtgctgggattcaaggtgggCAACACTACCAGCTGGCTGGTTTCAGGCTCTTAACCTGTTCTAGCTCAGACACTAGACATGTGAgactattttgattttatgtcctCTGTTCATCTGGCTTGTTGACTTAAAAGGTAAGTGTGTGTCCTGACCGTGAGCATCGGGCATcagtctgttttttaaaaaaatgtttttattatttgtcttagTGAGAGTTTCCATTGTCgtaaagagaaaccatgactgaggcgactcttataaggacaacatgtaattggggctggcttacaagttcagaggttcagtccattatcattggtgggtgtatggcagcatccaggcaggcgtggagcaggaggagctgagacttctacatcttttttgaaggcaaacagaagactgtctAGGATGagtgtctcaaagcccacccccacagtgacacacttcctctcacaaggccacacctcacaCTTTGTGTAactccctgtgccaagcatatttaaaccaccacattattttaaattataatgtaattatgtcagttctctcttcaaatcctcccattccttctctttctctgtctttctctctcttacacacacacacacacacacacacacacacacacacacactgctttatttcaaactcatggcctccttttctttAGTTGTAGTTGCctgtgtatatattcataaatatataaataaaatctgctCAGTGTATATAATATCACTTATATGTAACTGTTCTCAGGGCTGACTGtctggtattagataaccaatttgTGTGGCCTTTTCTGGGGAAGACTGTCTCTCCCACTCTCAGTATTCCTTTGATGCCTGTGGTTTTTTGCCTTGGGTTGAGGCTGTCCCTCTTGCAGAGTACCATGTCTATTGGTGTCTTCTTCCTTCAAGTCATGTTTAAGCAGCCATGCTGGTAAGACTTCATGAGttagcttctctgacatttttaGGAGACAATACTGGAGGAGAAAGTTAGTCATCAGTATCACCCTGCTACACACCCTGTGATCTACAACACCAATCTACCTACAAGATATATGAATACAGCAGTGCTATAGATCTTATGGAAGTAACCAGACAAGTTctattggacttaaggcccactgcATTAAGAAGTCCATACCTGACATTGCTAAAGCGACCAAGAACCGGAGACTAGATAGATCAGGAGCCCAAGGGAAGAACTAATACTTTTATTCTACTAAAGGAACGCAGCAATAAAACATTTCCAGTGACATACGATAAACCCACTGATTGGTGTGTCAATCAGTTCTCGTCAGAAAAGTTTCTTGTGACAGGTGATGGTAACTAACACAGGGACCCACAACTAgacaaatgcagagagagagagagagagagagagacagagacagagacagagagacagagagagagacagagagagagacagagagacagagagagacactcagAGCACTCAGTCCAAAATGGGATATTTTCATCAATctcatctttcttttccattggCATGAAAgcacaccatgatcaaggcaagttaTCAAAGCATGTATTTGAAGGCTTGCTTACTTATAGCTCCAAAGAGTGAGTCTATGATTGTCATGGTGaggaacatggtggcaggcaggtggGCGGGCATGGCGCTGGAACAGTCACCGAGCTTTTATATCTTATAAAGAAAGCAGACAAAGCGAAGCCCGGGCTTGATATAGGCCtgggaaacctcaaagccacccCAGTGAACACCTCtgtcaacaaggccacacctcctaacccttcctcAACAGTTCACCACCTCAAATACTCAGATACATGAGCATACCGgtaccattctcattcaaaccacacacaaacaaacccctTCCCTAAAGGCCCAGGGGTCTGCGCAGAgagcagaaagattctaagagccagaggtgatggaggactccaaggaaacagtgtatTCTAGACACCACAGGACTGATGTATACAAAGATACAAGACCTTCACAagttcaaaacagacaaaaatcccCTGATCTAGGAGGGCAAGTGGACACAAAGTAGCTATTTGTAACTGATAACCTtctggggaaagggaaaattcgtttctccaatggagtgtcactgggtgtatcaaccacactccaggggtTAAGTGACTGCCATGTAGGAACTGGTGATTGACCCTGAGTAGTCTGAGAGCAGCCATtgtttttaactactgagccatgtctccagagcCACCCCTCCTCTAAAATGACCTTGTCCATTCTAGTTTACAAGTTATCTCCTCATCGAGGGTGTTTCTCTTCTCATAACTACAACAAACGTTGCCAAATAAACTATGTATCTGCACAACTCTAATGACCAATGTAAGGGGAAGGCTATTTCCAGTGAATTCAGATCACCTCACCATAGGAAACACCATCTTCCCCTGGTAATGGCTAAAGATCAAGTTTTTAGCATGACTCAATTCTCATGTGTGTTTTTCTTGACcttatttttttgtattcttcAGTTATCCTTTGTTCACAGGGtaacaatttttttccttctttttgccATTCTCAGTTGCCTGTGGAGCCCCACCTGCGGGATATGGAGTCCCACCTGCTGGATATGGAGTCCCATCTGCGGGGTACGGAGCCCCACCTGCGGGGTACGGAGCCCCACCTGTGGGTTACATAGCCCCACCTCCCAGATATGATGTCCTGCCTCCTGGATACGGAGCTGTGAGATATGGATCCCCTCCTCCTCTATACGTAGCTACCCCTATGGGCTATGGAGTTCCACCCCCTGGGTATGGACCTCCACCTGTGAGATACGGATCCCCACCTCCTGGATATGAAGCCCCCACTATGGAGTATGGAGCCCAACCTCCCAGATACGGAACTACGCCTATGGGACCCGGTTCCCCACCTCCCGGATATGAAGCCCCGCCTATGGGGTATGGAACTCCTACTTCAGGACGTGAGTCCGTACGTCCTGGATCCACAGCACAGGAAGCTCCACCTGCTAGGTCTGAAGCAGGCCACCCCACGTCTGTGGCAGTCCAGAATCCTGA is a window from the Mus pahari chromosome 17, PAHARI_EIJ_v1.1, whole genome shotgun sequence genome containing:
- the Wbp2nl gene encoding postacrosomal sheath WW domain-binding protein, with the protein product MAVNQNHTVDRRWAAIPHGESLLKKCSEVDLSFPQSPPGSDLFSGTKNGALFLTSYRVIFVTSRADNDPMFSFTMPFHLMSNCTVEQPIFGANYIKGTIQAAPDGGWEGSAAFKIVFRKGGAIDFAQLMAKAASAAAQGVPLRVASFWMGPLGIYVITGDRNMYAPQACQVACGAPPAGYGVPPAGYGVPSAGYGAPPAGYGAPPVGYIAPPPRYDVLPPGYGAVRYGSPPPLYVATPMGYGVPPPGYGPPPVRYGSPPPGYEAPTMEYGAQPPRYGTTPMGPGSPPPGYEAPPMGYGTPTSGRESVRPGSTAQEAPPARSEAGHPTSVAVQNPEFQASFPSTSSSQVHSPPSKM